The following coding sequences lie in one Nycticebus coucang isolate mNycCou1 chromosome 18, mNycCou1.pri, whole genome shotgun sequence genomic window:
- the JUP gene encoding junction plakoglobin, which produces MEVMNLIEQPIKVTEWQQTYTYDSGIHSGANTCVPSVCSKGVMEEEESGGRQYTIKKTTTYTQAVPPSQGDLEYQMSTTARAKRVREAMCPGVSGEDSSLLLATQVEGQTTNLQRLAEPSQLLKSAIVHLINYQDDAELATRALPELTKLLNDEDPVVVTKAAMIVNQLSKKEASRRALMGSPQLVAAVVRTMQNTSDLDTARCTTSILHNLSHHREGLLAIFKSGGIPALVRMLSSPVESVLFYAITTLHNLLLYQEGAKMAVRLADGLQKMVPLLNKNNPKFLAITTDCLQLLAYGNQESKLIILANGGPQALVQIMRNYSYEKLLWTTSRVLKVLSVCPSNKPAIVEAGGMQALGKHLTSNSPRLVQNCLWTLRNLSDVATKQEGLESVLKILVNQLSVDDVNVLTCATGTLSNLTCNNSKNKTLVTQNSGVEALIHAIQRAGDKDDITEPAVCALRHLTSRHPEAEMAQNSVRLNYGIPAIVKLLNQPNQWPLVKATIGLIRNLALCPANHAPLQEAAVIPRLVQLLVKAHQDAQRHVAAGTQQPYTDGVRMEEIVEGCTGALHILARDPMNRMEIFRLNTIPLFVQLLYSSVENIQRVAAGVLCELAQDKEAADAIDAEGASAPLMELLHSRNEGTATYAAAVLFRISEDKNPDYRKRVSVELTNSLFKHDPAAWEAAQSMIPINEPYADDMDATYRPMYSNDMPLDPLEMHMDMDGDYPIDAYSDGLRPPYPTADHMLA; this is translated from the exons ATGGAGGTGATGAACCTGATCGAGCAGCCCATCAAGGTGACTGAGTGGCAGCAGACATACACCTACGACTCAGGCATCCACTCGGGCGCCAACACCTGCGTGCCCTCAGTCTGCAGCAAGGGCGtcatggaggaggaagagagtggCGGGCGCCAGTACACGATCAAGAAGACCACCACCTACACGCAGGCGGTGCCCCCGAGCCAAG GTGACCTGGAGTACCAGATGTCTACAACGGCCAGAGCCAAGCGGGTGCGGGAGGCCATGTGTCCCGGCGTGTCGGGCGAGGATAGCTCTCTTCTGCTGGCCACACAAGTGGAGGGGCAGACCACCAACCTGCAGCGACTGGCTGAGCCATCCCAGCTGCTGAAGTCGGCCATTGTACATCTCATCAACTACCAGGATGATGCTGAGCTGGCCACCCGGGCCCTGCCCGAGCTCACCAAACTGCTCAACGATGAGGACCCG GTGGTAGTGACCAAGGCGGCCATGATTGTGAACCAGTTGTCGAAGAAGGAGGCGTCTCGGCGGGCACTGATGGGCTCGCCCCAGCTGGTGGCAGCTGTCGTGCGCACCATGCAGAACACCAGTGACCTGGACACGGCCCGCTGCACCACCAGCATCCTGCACAACCTGTCCCACCACCGTGAGGGACTGCTCGCCATCTTCAAGTCGGGCGGCATCCCTGCTCTGGTCCGCATGCTCAG CTCTCCTGTGGAGTCTGTCCTGTTCTACGCCATCACCACATTGCATAACCTGCTACTCTACCAAGAGGGTGCCAAGATGGCGGTGCGCCTGGCGGATGGGCTGCAGAAGATGGTGCCCTTGCTCAACAAGAACAACCCCAAGTTCCTGGCCATTACCACCGACTGCTTGCAGCTCCTGGCCTATGGCAACCAGGAGAGCAAG CTGATCATCTTGGCCAACGGAGGACCCCAGGCACTCGTGCAGATCATGCGTAACTACAGTTACGAGAAGCTGCTCTGGACCACCAGCCGAGTACTCAAGGTGCTATCTGTGTGTCCCAGCAATAAGCCTGCCATTGTGGAGGCCG GTGGGATGCAGGCCCTGGGCAAGCACCTGACAAGCAACAGCCCCCGCCTCGTGCAGAACTGCCTGTGGACCCTGCGCAACCTCTCAGATGTGGCCACCAAGCAG GAGGGCCTGGAAAGTGTGCTGAAGATTCTGGTGAATCAGCTGAGTGTGGATGACGTCAACGTCCTTACCTGCGCTACTGGCACCCTCTCCAACCTGACATGCAACAACAGCAAGAACAAGACGCTGGTGACTCAGAACAGCGGAGTGGAGGCCCTCATTCACGCCATCCAGCGTGCTGGTGACAAGGACGACATCACAGAGCCTGCCGTCTGCGCCCTGCGCCACCTCACCAGCCGCCATCCTGAGGCTGAGATGGCTCAGAACTCTGTGCGTCTCAACTATGGCATCCCGGCCATTGTGAAGCTGCTCAACCAGCCCAACCAGTGGCCGCTGGTCAAG GCAACTATTGGCCTCATTAGGAATCTGGCCTTGTGCCCAGCCAACCATGCCCCACTGCAGGAGGCGGCCGTTATTCCCCGTCTCGTTCAGCTGCTGGTCAAGGCCCACCAGGATGCTCAGCGCCACGTGGCCGCAGGCACGCAGCAGCCCTACACG GATGGTGTGAGGATGGAAGAGATTGTGGAGGGCTGCACCGGGGCCCTGCACATCCTTGCCCGGGACCCCATGAACCGCATGGAAATCTTCAGGCTCAACACCATCCCCCTGTTTGTGCAG CTCTTGTACTCATCAGTGGAGAATATCCAGCGTGTGGCTGCTGGGGTGCTGTGCGAGCTGGCCCAGGACAAGGAGGCAGCTGACGCCATTGATGCCGAGGGGGCCTCAGCACCTCTCATGGAGCTGTTGCACTCCCGCAATGAGGGCACTG CCACATATGCTGCTGCTGTCCTGTTCCGGATCTCTGAGGACAAGAACCCAGATTACCGGAAGCGTGTATCCGTGGAGCTCACCAACTCCCTCTTCAAGCATgacccagctgcctgggaggct GCCCAGAGCATGATCCCCATCAATGAGCCCTATGCAGATG ACATGGACGCCACCTACCGCCCCATGTACTCGAACGACATGCCCCTTGACCCCCTGGAGATGCACATGGACATGGATGGGGACTACCCCATTGATGCCTACAGCGACGGCCTCAGGCCCCCCTACCCCACTGCTGACCACATGCTGGCCTAG